A DNA window from Comamonas sp. 26 contains the following coding sequences:
- a CDS encoding steroid Delta-isomerase, translated as MNTVEHMTAVVHRYVDALNASDLDGIVALYADDATVEDPVGSEPQRGIAAIRAFYANSLKLPLQVVLQGEVRATVNEAAFAFTVSFEYQGRKTTVAPIDFFRFNEAGQIVSMRALFGEKNIHATA; from the coding sequence ATGAACACTGTTGAACATATGACCGCTGTGGTGCATCGCTATGTCGATGCATTGAATGCCAGCGATCTGGACGGCATCGTGGCTTTGTATGCCGACGACGCTACCGTTGAAGACCCTGTTGGATCAGAGCCCCAGCGCGGCATTGCGGCGATTCGCGCGTTTTATGCCAACTCGCTCAAGCTGCCGTTGCAGGTGGTTTTACAAGGCGAAGTGCGTGCGACGGTGAACGAAGCTGCATTTGCTTTTACCGTCAGTTTTGAATACCAGGGCCGCAAGACAACGGTTGCGCCTATCGATTTTTTCCGCTTCAACGAAGCAGGCCAGATCGTGAGCATGCGCGCACTGTTTGGTGAGAAAAACATTCACGCAACGGCTTGA
- a CDS encoding 3-alpha-hydroxysteroid 3-dehydrogenase, giving the protein MSTIVMSGCATGIGAATRKALEEAGHQIIGIDIRDAEVIADLSTAEGRKQAIADVLAKCSDGMDGLVLCAGLGPQTKVLGNVVSVNYFGSVELMDAFLPELKKGQQPAAVVISSVAAAHLPFDKNPLAAPLEAGEEAKARAIVEGAGEQGGNLAYAGSKNALTVAVRKRATAWGQAGVRLNTIAPGATETPLLQAGLEDPRFGESIAKFVPPMGRRAEPSEMASVIAFLMSPAASYVHGAQIVIDGGIDAVMRPMQF; this is encoded by the coding sequence ATGTCCACTATCGTGATGAGCGGCTGTGCAACCGGCATTGGCGCAGCTACTCGCAAGGCCCTGGAAGAGGCTGGTCACCAGATCATCGGTATTGATATCCGTGATGCGGAAGTGATTGCCGACCTTTCCACCGCTGAAGGCCGCAAGCAGGCGATTGCCGATGTTCTGGCGAAGTGCAGCGATGGTATGGACGGTCTCGTGCTATGCGCCGGTCTGGGCCCGCAGACCAAGGTGCTTGGCAACGTCGTATCGGTCAACTACTTTGGCTCGGTCGAGTTGATGGACGCTTTTCTGCCAGAGCTGAAAAAGGGCCAGCAGCCTGCAGCCGTCGTTATTTCGTCAGTGGCAGCGGCCCACTTGCCGTTTGACAAGAACCCGCTGGCGGCACCGCTGGAGGCGGGTGAAGAGGCCAAGGCTCGCGCCATTGTGGAAGGTGCTGGCGAGCAGGGTGGCAACTTGGCCTATGCAGGCAGCAAGAACGCGCTGACGGTGGCTGTGCGCAAGCGCGCCACAGCATGGGGGCAGGCTGGCGTGCGCCTGAACACTATCGCCCCCGGTGCCACAGAGACCCCGCTGCTTCAAGCTGGTCTGGAAGATCCGCGTTTTGGCGAATCCATCGCCAAGTTCGTGCCCCCTATGGGTCGCCGCGCCGAGCCTTCGGAAATGGCCTCTGTCATCGCCTTTCTGATGAGCCCTGCCGCCAGCTATGTGCATGGCGCGCAGATTGTCATTGATGGCGGTATTGATGCGGTGATGCGCCCGATGCAGTTCTGA